Within Amycolatopsis sp. FDAARGOS 1241, the genomic segment GGTCCGGCCGCCACGGTGATGACGACGCCAACCTCGACCTTGTCCTCGCGCAGCTCTCCGACACCCCGGACGACCGCCGCGGCGCGGCCTTCGTGTGCGCCGCCGCGCTCGTGCTCCCGTCCGGCGAGGAAACGGTCGTCCGCGGCGAATGGCGCGGCACGTTGCTGCGCGAACGCCGTGGCACCAACGGTTTCGGCTACGACCCGATCTTCGTCCCGGACGGCGGAACCCTGACGTCGGCGGAGCTGGCACCGTCCGAAAAGGACGCTGCGTCACACCGGGGCCGTGCGCTGCGGGCGCTGCTGCCGGCGCTGCGCGAGCTCGCCGGTTCCTGACGGCTACTTGTCGCTCGGGCCCATGACCTGGACTTCGCAGGTCCGCTCGGTCGTTTCGTGGTCCGGCGGCTGATCGCTGCTCGTGAAGCGCCACGGCGATTCGTCGTCGTCCGGGGATTCGGCTACGTGCATGCCCCGGCGGTCATGCATAAGACCCAGCGGTGCACGTTGTCCTGGTACGCCGGGTTCGCCGAGTCTTCGCCCCACGGCAGCAGGGGCAGCTTCGACCGGCAGGCGTCGCCGGCGGCCCGGTGGTCCTTCGCCCACTGCTCGGCTCCGGCGATGGAGTTGGGTTGCGAGTCGACGACGGCGTCGTGGTCCTTCATGCACGTGCGCGCCCGCGGCGTGGCTCTACATCACGGTAAAGGGCGGCGACCAGCCAACGAGCGGCTTCACGCTGTCGGCCCGACAACCAGGTGCGCCTCGCCGAGGTGGCGGACGCGATCCTCGTGCTGACGGTCGTGGTCACCGGGCTCGCGTCGATCCGGCTCATCCGGCCGCTGCACGCGCTCACGGGCGCCGCGCAACGCATGGAGGCGGGGGAGGCCGGCTCGCGCGTCGAGGTGAAGGGCAAGGACGAGATCGCGCGGCTGGCGCGGGCGTTCAACGACATGTCCGAGGCGCGCGAGCGGCTGGAGACCGCGCGCAAGGCGATGGCCAGCGACATCGCCCACGAGCTGCGCACCCCGCTGGCCAACATCCGTGGGTGGCTCGAAGCCACGCAGGACGGGCTGAGCCGCTTCGACGACGAACTCGTCGCGTCGCTGCCGGAAGAAGCGCTGCATCTGCAGCACATCGTCGACGACCTGCGGGACCTCGCCCTGGCCGACGCCGGTGCGCTGCGCGTGCACCCCGAGCCGATCGACGCGAATTCGCGGCTCGGTCAGCAGCGGCCCACGCCGCGCAACCGCACCGGGTCCGCGGTGATCGCCGGATCGGCCATGGGCACGACGGTGAGGGACACCCCCGCCGCCTCTGTTCGCGTCGCCCTCGCGGGAGCCGCGGACAGCCACAGCGCGGCCGCGCGGGGTGTGGCGCACGGCGTTCGAGACGAGGTTGTCGATTGCCTGCCAGACGGGGTGTTCGAGGCGGCCGACACCGGTGCCGGCATCGCGGCCGAGGACCTGCCGCACGTGTTCGACCGGTTCTGGCGCGCTGAGAAGGCCCGCACGCGCGGTTCCGGCGGCAGCGGGCTGGGCCTGGCGATCGTGCGGAACCTCGCCCAGGCGCACGGCGGCACGGTGGCCGTGCGCAGCACGCTGGGCGAGGGGTCGACGTTCACGCTGCGCTTCCCGGTCGGCTGAGCGTCAGGCGGCGAGCCCCAGGTCGCGGATGAGCTTCGCGACGTGACCGGTCGCGCGGACGTTGTAGAGGGCCTTCGCGACCTTGCCCTCCGCGTCGACGATGAACGTCGAGCGGATGACGCCCTGCACGACGCGGCCGTAGTTCTTCTTTTCCCCGAAGGCACCCCAAGCGGTGAGCACCTTCTTGTCCGGGTCGGACAGCAGCGGGAACGTCAGCTGCTCCTTCTCGACGAACTTCGCGAGCTTCTCCGGCTTGTCCGGCGAGATGCCGAGGACCTGGTAGCCGGCGTCGTTGAACTCAGCGAGATTGTCTCGGAAGTCGCAGGCCTGCTTCGTGCACCCCGGGGTCATGGCGGCGGGGTAGAAGTACACGACCACGGCCTGGCCGCGGAAGTCGCTGAGGGAGACGTCCTTGCCCGTGCTGTCGGGGAGGGTGAAGTCGGGGGCGGCGTCGCCGGTGGAGAGTCGCTGCTCGGTCATGGACGCAGCGTAATTCAGGCAGCCCCGCAGTACGTGACCACGGCGGACTCGGCGGCGCTGGGGCGCACCTGCAGCGTGAGCTTGGTCGGGCGCTCCGGCACGGCGAACGCCAGCGTCAGCTGCGCCGAGCGGCCCTGCTGCAAATCCTTGCCGGCGTCGGTGATGCCCCCGAGGCCCTGCGTCGCGTCGACAATCTGCTTGGTGGGCTTGCCGTCGATCGTCGCGACGACCGACAGGCCCGAGAGCCGGTAGAAGTCCGCGCCGCCGTTGGTGATCTCGACACCGAACGACGCCGCGCGCGAGCTGCGCGGGTAGGCGGCTGGGCCAGGCTGGAACGACTGGGGCGCCGAGACGGAGATCATGATGCCGTTGGCGAACCGGTGCTCCGCGCCGAACTGCAGGTCACGCGCCTGCTGTGCGGCCGCGCCCTTCGCCGGGCCGGTGGCGCCGCCGAGGGCCGCGGTGCCCTCCTGCGCGTCGACGCCGCAGGCCCCCACCGCCGTCAGCAGGCAGGCGGTGAGCAGAAGCTGGGCGGTGCGCGCGGGCGCCATTCGGTGTACTCCAGTCGGGGCGAGGGTTGAGGCCGATCGGCGTAGTCACCGAAGCCGACTCGCTCCACTGTCCCTGCACCTGCACGTGCGCGCGCATGAAGACGCGGACCTGGTGTACAGCCGTGGCCGATCCGTGATCGAAAGGGCACTCCGGGTGACAGTCGTCACCGAAGTGCCACTCAAACGGCCAAGGCGAACAACAGGATGAAGATCGCGACACCGGCGCCCCAGGCGACCATCAGCCACCCGAAGTCACGCACGGGGTCGACCGCGCGGCTCTCCTCGCCGGGGATGTAGACGCCGCGGTTCTCGAACCAGTCCGTCCACTTGCGCAGCAAGCGCAGCGGATTGCGTGACGGCACGACTCACCTCCCGGATCGGCTTCGCCGCTGCCAGCGTACGGGGCGCCCGCCCGCCTGGTGAAGGAGCGTCTCCGAGGCGGAACACGCTGGTCCTGGTCGCTCTCGCGGTGATGCTGCGTGTGTGCTCGGTGGCTCCGGCTCGAGCGGCGACGCCGCCGGGCACCGCGCCGCGCGCGCGTCCGGTGTGGGTGTGCCGGCCTGGGCTGGTGGCGAATCCCTGCAACCAGAACCCGGCGGGTGTCCCTCAGGTGGCTTCGCCGGACTTCACGGTCGGCTATCCGGCGTCGCCGGGCGGGTGCCCAGCGCAGGCGATCCGGCGAACTCGGCCAGCCGCGCCGCGATCATCGGCGAATCGAACTGCCCTTGCACGTCGGCGTGGACGAAGGGCTCGGCCGCGTCCTCGTCGAGCGGCTCCCGTAACGGCCGGTCGTTGAGGCCGAGGAAGAACCGATGGCGGTCCAGGCGAGGCGTTTGTTGCCGTCGATGAGCGGGTGCCCGCGGCCGAGCGATTCCATGAGCGCCGCCGCCTTCCCCCACACTCCCGGGTTCGCGTCCTCACCGAGCACGGACGTCCGCGGCCGCGCGACGGCCGCCGCGAGGATCGCCGTGTCGCGCACCGCGAACTCCCCGCGCGCTACCCGCCGCGCGACGACCACAAAGTCGTGGACGCTCAAGTACTCGGTCACCGCGCGAGCCTCTCGTTGAGTTCCGCGCTCACCTCGAGCACCCGCTCCAGCACCGCGGCGCGCCGCTCGGCCCGCGCCCTCGGGGCGGCCGGCAACGTCTCCCGCACGCTCCGCCCCGGCCTCCGCCTGCCGCTCGAGCTCCCGCAACTCCCGGTCGCTGAACTCGACGGGCAACCTCCGGGCCAACCCGGAACCTTGGAGCCTGCGACGCGCTGGCGAACCCCGGTTTTCCGCGTCCCGCCCAGGAACCGTCACCATGACCCGGGCCCGTTGCCGCCCTGCGCAGGTCCGCCCGGCGGGTACTGCGCCGGTGGGATCGCCCGCCGCCAACCGAGCCCTGCCCCGCGGGCCCCGCCCACGACGACGGTTGCGGCAGCGGCCCCGTCCCCGGTGGACCGGCCCACCCCTTCCCATCCGCGAGTTGCCCAGCTCCGCCGGCCCCGGGTGCGGCTTGCGCGAGCGGACCCGCCGGTGGCTCAGCTTTGTGGTGTGTGCGGTGGCGACATGATCCCCCGCATGGCGCTGTTCGGCGTGCAGCTGCCGCGTGTGCCGGGGCACGAGATCGCCGGCGGCGTCGACGCGGTCGGCGAGGGCGTGACCATGTGGCAGGTAGGCGACAAGGTCGGCGTCGGCTGGTCCGGTGGCGTCGACTTGACCTGCGAGTTCTGCCGGCGCGGTGATTTCACCGGCTGCGTCGAACGCACGATCGTGGGTGCTTCTTACGACGGGGGCTACGCCGAGTACATGGTTGCGCCGGAGGACGCGGTGGCTCGGGTGCCGGACGAACTGTCCTTCGAAGAGGCGTCGCCGTTGATGTGCGCCGGCATCACCGCCTTCAACGCGCTGCGCCACGCCAAGGCCGGCCCCGGCGATCTCGTCGCGGTGCAGGGTGTGGGCGGCGTCCCACCTCGCGGTCCAGTTCGCGAACCGGATGGGTTTCCGCACGGTCGCGATCAACCGCGGCCGTGCGAAGGAGGAGCTCGCGCGCAGCCTCGGCGTCGACGAGTACATCGACAGCGCCCAGGGCAGCGCCGGCGAGGCCGTGAGGAAGATGGGCGGCGCGTCCGTGATCCTCGGGACCGTCGACCACGCCGACCCGCAGTCGGACCTGATCACCGGCCTGCGTCCCAGCGGCCAGGTGATCGTGCTCGAGGGGCCAGCAGCCGATCCAGGTCACCGGTCACCTGCTGGCGACCGACCGGCTGAACCTCTCCAGCTTCTACTGCGGGGTGGCGCAGGACAGTCAGGACACGATGAACTTCGCCGTGCTGCGGGGCGTCCGCCCGATCATCGAGACGTTCCCGCTCGAGCAGGCCGAGGAGGCCTTCCCGCACATGCCGAAGGGCAACATCCGCGTGGTGCTGAAGATCGCCGACTGAGCCGGTTTTCGAGAACGCGCTCATCCCGCTCGTGGGGTGGGCGCGTTCTCCAGTTTCAGGGCGATCCCGTCGAGCAGTGCGCGCAAGCCGAGCTCGAACAGCTCGTCGAGGTCGAGGTCGTAACCCTCGGACTCCAGCGTCGTGAGCATGCGGCTGAACACGGGGAAGCGCCCCGAGCTCATCATCGCGGCGTGACCCGGCGCCTGGGCTGCCATCCACTCGTCCTCGGTGAGCCCCGACGTGCCGGCGGCGTGCCGCTCGCGTTCGAGGTGGACGGCGACGCCCTGGACGTAGCTGAAGAACAGCACGTGGAGGTCGCACATCGCCGCGGCGGACAGGCCGTGGCCGTCCAGCGCGCTCAGCGCCTGCTCCGCGTGGGTGGCGAGGTTGGGCAGCGGCAGCGGGCGCGTGATGGGGGACAGCTGCGCGAGCCACGGGTGCCTGCGGTACAGCGACCACAGCGTGCGCCCGGCGAGTTCGAGCCGCTCACGCCAGCCCGCCGGCGGCCGGGCCGGGTACCCGCGTTCGGCGAACGCCGCGTCGGCCATGAGGACCACGAGCTCGTCGCGGCCGGCGACGTACCGGTACGGCGCCATCCCCGCGACGCCCAGCCGCGCCGCGACGCCGCGCATCGACAACGCCGACAGACCTTCTTCGTCGGCGATCGTGATCGCCGTGCGGACGATCCGCTCCTGTGACAGGCCAGGTGGTCGCGTTCGCCCCCTCACCGCCGGCTGCTTGCCCGCGACGACGGTGCCGGACCGCGGTTCGGCCCGCACCAGGCCTTCCTGGCCGAGCGCCGCGAGCGCTTTGGCCGCGGTGGCCGTCGCGACGCCCCACTCGGCGGCGATCCGGCGGGTCGAGGGGACCTTCGCGCCCGGCGCGAGCTCTCCGTCGGCGATGCGGCGGCGCAGGTCAGCGGCTATCTCGAGGTAGCGCTGCTTGGTCATCGTGCTCCCGTCTGTACTAGGACAGTTCAGCAACTGTACTAGGTCAGTTTTGGCGCGGCTGCCTGATCGTCGCCAGTGTTTGTCGCGTAAGGATACGACGCACACTTGGAGGAACCCATGCGCAACGTCCTCATCTCCGGCGCCGGCATCGGCGGCCCCGCTCTGGCCTGCTTCCTGCGCCGCGCCGGGTTCACGGTGACCGTCGTCGAGCGCGCGCCCGGGCTGCGGGAGGGCGGACAGGCGGTCGACATCCGCGGCGTCGCGCTCGACGTCGTCGACCGGCTGGGGCTGGGCGCCGAGGTGCGTGCGCTGCGCACGCGCATGCGCGGGATGTCCGTGGTGGACGGAACGGGCACTGAGCTGGTCCGTTCGGAGGAAACGGTGTTCAGCAGTGGCCGTCTCGACAGCCCGGACGTCGAGCTCGTCCGCGACGACCTGGTTTCGTTGCTGTACAAGGCAACGTGCGACGACGTCGAGTACGTCTTCGGCGACTCGATCACGGCACTGGAGCAGCTCGGTCACGGCGTGCGCGTCGAGTTCGAGCACGGCGGGTTCCGCACGTTCGACGTGGTCGTCGGCGCCGACGGCCTCCACTCGACCGTGCGGCGGCTGGCGTTCGGGCCGGAAGAAGGCTTCGCCCGGCACCTCGGGCAGCACCTGGCGATCTTCCCGGCCCCCAATGTCCTCGGCCTCGACAACTGGCAGGTGTGGTTCCGCGACGGTGAAACCGGCGGCGCGGTGTACCCGGTGCACGACAACGCGGAACTGCGCGTGACCCTGGGCTTCGCGTCGCCGCCGCTGGCCTACGACCACCGCGATGTGGTGGCGCAGAAGCAGATCGTGGCCGCACGCCTGGCCGGCGCGGGCTGGGAGGTGCCGCGCCTGCTGTCCGAAATGGACAGCGCTCTGAACTTCTACTTCGACGCCATGCAGCAGATCACGATGGACTCCTGGACCACCGGCCGCGTCGCCCTCATCGGCGACGCGGGGTACTGCGCGTCGCCGCTTTCGGGCCAGGGCACGAGCCTGGCGCTCGTCGGCGCCTACGTGCTCGCGACGGAACTCGCCCGCCACGACATCGCACCGGCGTTTGCGGCGTACGAGGAGCGGATGCGCCCGTTCGTGCTCGCGAACCAGGCGCTGGCCACAGAGAACCCCGAGGGGCCGGCGGCGGAGGAATCCGTGGACCGCGCCAAGAACGCGATCATCTTGCCGTAACCCTCACCGGCTCTGACTGACGCGCGCTGTGCCACGGGGCTCAGGCGGACGGCCGGCCGTAGGCGCTGCCGTCGTTGCTGCGCTCCAGGAACCCCTCGTCCACGAGGTAGCGGCGCAGCGCCGCGTGGTCGTCGTGCACGGCGCCGAGCTTGGCGCGCACCTCGCGCTCGGTGTAGACGCGCCCCGGCTCGAACCCGTCGGCCAGCCGCGCCAGCAACGCCTGCCGCACCTTCCCCGGCCGCGGCAGCGCGACGAGGCGGCCCTTCGTGAACAACGCTTCCACCGGGTCGGCCGGTGGTCTGGTCAACGCTTTCGCGAACACCTCCGGCACCGCCCGGCAGCGACCCGCGTCGAGCGTGATCAGCCCGGCGGCCGCCAGGCGCTGCGCGAGTTTCCGCGTCCGCCGGTCCGCGGGCGCCGGCAGCCCGTCCGGAGCGCTGCAGACCTGCACGAAGAACCGGAGCCGCTCGGGGTCGGCGAGCGCGGAGACCAGAGCTTCGGGGGACGGCATGTCCGGACGGTACCGCCGGTTGCCCCGCGCACGCACCGGATTTGCCTGCGGCGTCAGGGGTTCGCGTCGAGTTCGGCCAAGCACCCGTTGCGGGCCTGCCGGCCGTCGATCGAGCTGCCGGCACGGCACCCATAACGAACACTCATGACCTCGGGCACCCTGCTCGGGAGCGGAGTTGAGGATCATGGTTTCCGATGATGTGGCGGACGGACTCACCAACAGACAGCACAACGGCGTGCCGGGTCAGGCTTCCCGAGGCGCCACGTCCGGCCCCGCTGCGGCCGGACGCCACCGCCGGGGAGGCGCTGACGGCGTTCCTGCGAGCCCAGCGGGAACGGCTCGTTCAGTCCGAGCTGGCGATCCGGCAGGACCTGCCGGACGCCGCGTTCGACCTCCGGACCGCGGTCCGGCGCACCCGGGCGGCGCTGCGCACCTACCGGCCGCTGGTGGCCGACGAGCAGCTGGTCACCGAGCTGATCGACGAGCTGCGCTGGCTGGGCCGTGAGGTGTCCGCGGCCCGGGATGCCCAGGTCGCCCGGGAGCGGATCAGCGCCGGGCTGGACGAGCTGGACGACGAGCTGCGCCGGGGCCCGGTGCGGACCTTGGTCGCCGGGCACTTCGCCCGGGTCGACGCGGCGGCCGGCGCCGCGCTGTCCGAGGCGCTGGACTCGCCCCGCTGGCCGGCCGTGCGCGACCGGCTCGAGGCGTTCGTCGACGAGCCGGCACTCACCGTGCCGGCCGAGCGCCCGGCATGCACCGAGCTGCTGGTGCACCTGCGGTCGACGGCCCAGCTGCTGCTCGAGGCGGTGCGGCGGGGTGACCCGTCGGACGCCGGGCTGCACGCGGTGCGCAAGGTCGCCCGCCACCTGCGCGAGTCAGCGCTGGTGGCCCGCCCGGTCGTGGGCCCGCCGGCCAAACGCTTCGACCGCAGGCTGGAAAAACTGCGGCGGTTGCTCGGCGAACACCAGGACAGCGTGGTCAGCCGCCGGGCGCTCACCGAGCTGCTCATCGAGGCGGAGCGGGCCGGGCACAGCGGGTTCACCTTCGCGTTGTTGTACGGCCAGGAGCGAGCCCGCGCCGAGGCGGTCCGTACCAGGCTGCCCCGCTGCTGGGACCGGACCTGGCGCCCGGCGTACTTGGGCTGGCTGGACGCGCCCCTGGTGCTGACCTGAGCATTCGCCGATCTCGGGAAGACGTCCGCGCCCGAACACGACCACGTCGAAACGGCGCGAGACAAGCCGGAGCAGGGGGTGGGATCGAGACTTGCTCAAAGCGCACGGCGCCGGTCACGATTCCCGGTGGACCCGGGTCCGCGCGGCTCCATCGAGTGTGAGCCGAACACCGCGTCGAGGCCCGTCCTCGCGCGAAACACAACCGAGCCGGGGAAATCCGGAGGCCGCCGCGCGGAGGTTCCGCGCGGCGGTCCGGCGTCAGTTTGTCTGGCTGCTGCCGCCGTCGGAGATGTCGCCCGCGGCCCGGTTGTCGCCGGGTTCTGGGTTGGGGCCTTCGTGCCTGATGGCGAGACGACGTTGTGCGAGGACAAGGGCCCTCGCGCGATGGGCCACCCCCGAGGAGAGCGAGGCACTGCGCGTCTGAACCCGCAGCGCGCGGGTACCTGAGGACGGACCGGATCACCCCCGCCCAGCAGCAGAGCCCGCCCGGGTCGACCGACGCGATGACCCCGCGGCCCGACCACGGCGAACACACCTACCGTGGCTCGGGGAAGCTGACCGGCAAGGCCGCGCTGATCACCGGGGCCGACAGTGGCATCGGCCGTGCGGTGGCGATCGCGTATGCCCGCGAAGGCGCCGATGTGCTGATCTCCTACCTGGACGAACACGAGGATGCGGAAGAGACACGGCGTTGGGTCGTAGAGGTCGGCCGCAAGGCGGTGCTCGTGCCCGGCGACGTCGCGGATCGGGCGCACTGCCGGACGCTGGTCGCTCGCGCGGTCGAGGAGTTCGGCCGGCTCGACGTGCTCGTGAACAACGCGGCGTACCAAATGACCCATGAGACGCTGGAGGAGATCTCCGACGAGGAGTGGGACCTCACCCTCGCGACCAACCTCAGCGCGTTCTTCCACCTCGTGAAGGCCGCCGTGCCGCACCTGAAGCCGGGTGCGGCGATCATCGGCAGCTCGTCGGTGAACTCCGACAACCCGACGTCGCAGCTGCTGCCCTATGACGTGACGAAAGCGGTTGTCGCGAACATGACGGCGGCTTTGGCGCAACTGCTGGGGCCCAAGGGAATCCGCGCCAACAGCGTCGCGCCCGGCCCGATCTGGACGCCACTGATCCCGTCGACGATGCCCGATGGCCAGGTGGAGTCCTTCGGTGCGCAGGTGCCCCTGGGCCGCGCCGGACAGCCCGCGGAGCTCGCTCCGGTCCACGTGCTGCTCGCCTCCGATGACGGCAGCTACGTGTCCGGGGCACGGGTCGCCGTGACGGGCGGGGTGCCCATCCTTTGACCGGCGACCGGCGGGGCAGGCCCCGCCCTTCGACGATGGCGTCGTGGTCGTACTGGCCGCCGTCGAAACCGGTTCTCCGGTGGCCATGACGGGGTTGTGTCGTTCGTCTCGGGACACGGCACCTGCGTCGGCCGTGGATGGTGCCCACGCGGTGCCCGGCAATCATCCGGCGAGCTGTGGTTTCCGTTGGAAGCGCGGGGGTATGTCCCCCGGCGGACGAGACGGAGGTGGCTGCGATGAGCGGACGGCGGCGAGAGCCGGAAGGACCGACGAAGTTGTCGGCGAACTCGTGGCGGGCCGTGCTCACCAGGACGGCGAAGCAGTTCGGCCGTGACAACCTCACCGACTGGGCCGCGGCGTTGACGTACTACGGTGTGTTGTCGATCTTTCCCGCTCTCGTGGTGCTGATGGCCGTGCTCGGCCTGCTGGGGCAGAGCGCGACGCAGACCGTCATCGACAACGTCAGCCAGATCGTTCCCGGACAGGGCCGGCAGATCCTGGTGGGGGCGATCCGGGAGCTGTCCGGGTCGAAGGGCTTCGCCGGTCCGCTGGCCGTGATCGGGTTGCTCGGTGCGCTGTGGTCGGCTTCGGGCTACCTCGGTGCGTTCATGCGGGCGGGCAACGCGATCTACGGCATGCCGGAAGGGCGTCCACTGTGGAAGGTGCTGCCGCTGCGGGTGGCGCTGACGGTCACGATCGTGGTGGTGCTGGTGGTCTGCACCCTCGGCGTGGTGGCCACGGGTTCGGTCGCGCAGCGGATCGGTGATCTGCTCGGCGTGGGCCGGACCGGGCTGTTGGTGTGGGAGATCGCCAAGTGGCCGGTGATCGCGGTGCTGATCAGCCTGGTTTTCGCGCTCCTGTACTGGGCGGGCCCCAACGTGCGGCAGCCGGGTTTCAAGTGGCTCACACCGGGCGGGTTGCTCGCGGTCGTGCTGTGGGTGGCGGCCTCGGCGGGGTTCGCCCTGTACGTTGCGAACTTCGGTTCGTACAACAAGACCTACGGCTCACTCGCCGGCGTCATCGTTTTCCTGGTGTGGTTGTGGATCTCGAATATCGCCGTGCTGCTGGGTGCCGAACTGGACGCCGAGCTGGCCCGCGGTCGCCGGCTCGAGGAGGACGACCACGTCGGTGAGGGCGAGCCGTTCCTGCCGCCCCGGGACACCCGGGCCATGGACGCGGACGAAGCGGCGGAGGTGGCCGGTGACGCCGTCCGGGAGTGACCAGGGCCGGTCATCGCTCCCGCAGTTCATCTGGTGGTACCGGCAGTGTCCAGGATCACGCGTCGAAGGATCGACGCCGGCTCACCGCCCGATCCGTATGCCGGGGCACGCGCGATGGGTGCGTGCCCGTCCGAAGACCCCAGTGCGGATCGCGGAACGTGGTGGGGCCGGAGAGACTCGAACTCTCACTGGCACGGACCTAAACCGTGTGCCTCTGCCAATTGGGCTACGGCCCCCGAAGCCTCGGGAATCGTAGCGCGCGCCACGTTCGTGGTCGCTCGGCGTGGCCAGTGGCCGGTCGGGGGGTGTTGTCCTCTAACGTGGGCGCCTACAGTCCGACGCGGCGAGGAGGGCACGTGGCGCGCGACCCCGAGACCATCGAGCGTGAGATCGAGCAGGCCAGGACGGCTCTGGCGGCGACGCTCGATCAGCTGGGCACCAAGGCGGACCCCCAGAAGCTCGCGGACAAGGCCAAGGACGGCATCCGCGCGAAGTTCGACGACCCGAAGGTCAAGTACCCGCTGATCGGCGTCGGGGCGCTGATCGTCGCGCTGCTGATCCGCAAGCTGTTCCGCTGAGCTGCGGAGCCTGCGGACGGGCGCGCTGAAGCGAGCACTGCGCAAACGCGCGAACCGGTGGAAACGGTTGGGTTGCCCCGTGCCCTCGTCGGCAGGCTCGCGGCGCGAACGGTGCGAAAGCCGGCGACGACGAACCGGCCGGCCGGGGCTTCTGCTCCGGCGGCACGGTGACCTGGGGATCAGCTCCGCCGCGCGACCGATGGCTTCGCGGCAGCACTGGCCGCGGCGCTCGCGCGGTCGGTCTTCTTCCCGGGGCCGGCCTTGCGGTCTTCGACCTCCTTGGGGAGCTGCTTGCTCGGCGGCATCGGCGGCTTGGCCGCGGATTCGGCCTCGGCCGCCCCAGAAGACTTCTTCGGCGCCGCGGCGCCGCCGGACGGCGGGACCTCCAGCGGTTCGATGTCCGGGAGGGTGAGCCGGGCGGCCATGTACGTGCTGGTGAACTCCAGCGCGCTCCCGTTGAGCAGGTGCACGACAGTGGGTCGCTCGTCCGGGGCGACC encodes:
- the rdgB gene encoding RdgB/HAM1 family non-canonical purine NTP pyrophosphatase yields the protein MTKLLLATRNQKKLGELRRILEAEGVSGIEVLGLADVDEFPEAPETAPDFEGNAVAKARDAVEATGLPAVADDSGLTVDALGGMPGILSARWSGRHGDDDANLDLVLAQLSDTPDDRRGAAFVCAAALVLPSGEETVVRGEWRGTLLRERRGTNGFGYDPIFVPDGGTLTSAELAPSEKDAASHRGRALRALLPALRELAGS
- a CDS encoding cell wall metabolism sensor histidine kinase WalK, whose translation is MADAILVLTVVVTGLASIRLIRPLHALTGAAQRMEAGEAGSRVEVKGKDEIARLARAFNDMSEARERLETARKAMASDIAHELRTPLANIRGWLEATQDGLSRFDDELVASLPEEALHLQHIVDDLRDLALADAGALRVHPEPIDANSRLGQQRPTPRNRTGSAVIAGSAMGTTVRDTPAASVRVALAGAADSHSAAARGVAHGVRDEVVDCLPDGVFEAADTGAGIAAEDLPHVFDRFWRAEKARTRGSGGSGLGLAIVRNLAQAHGGTVAVRSTLGEGSTFTLRFPVG
- the bcp gene encoding thioredoxin-dependent thiol peroxidase, whose translation is MTEQRLSTGDAAPDFTLPDSTGKDVSLSDFRGQAVVVYFYPAAMTPGCTKQACDFRDNLAEFNDAGYQVLGISPDKPEKLAKFVEKEQLTFPLLSDPDKKVLTAWGAFGEKKNYGRVVQGVIRSTFIVDAEGKVAKALYNVRATGHVAKLIRDLGLAA
- a CDS encoding type II toxin-antitoxin system death-on-curing family toxin translates to MTEYLSVHDFVVVARRVARGEFAVRDTAILAAAVARPRTSVLGEDANPGVWGKAAALMESLGRGHPLIDGNKRLAWTAIGSSSASTTGRYGSRSTRTRPSPSSTPTCKGSSIRR
- a CDS encoding TetR/AcrR family transcriptional regulator C-terminal domain-containing protein, coding for MTKQRYLEIAADLRRRIADGELAPGAKVPSTRRIAAEWGVATATAAKALAALGQEGLVRAEPRSGTVVAGKQPAVRGRTRPPGLSQERIVRTAITIADEEGLSALSMRGVAARLGVAGMAPYRYVAGRDELVVLMADAAFAERGYPARPPAGWRERLELAGRTLWSLYRRHPWLAQLSPITRPLPLPNLATHAEQALSALDGHGLSAAAMCDLHVLFFSYVQGVAVHLERERHAAGTSGLTEDEWMAAQAPGHAAMMSSGRFPVFSRMLTTLESEGYDLDLDELFELGLRALLDGIALKLENAPTPRAG
- a CDS encoding FAD-dependent monooxygenase: MRNVLISGAGIGGPALACFLRRAGFTVTVVERAPGLREGGQAVDIRGVALDVVDRLGLGAEVRALRTRMRGMSVVDGTGTELVRSEETVFSSGRLDSPDVELVRDDLVSLLYKATCDDVEYVFGDSITALEQLGHGVRVEFEHGGFRTFDVVVGADGLHSTVRRLAFGPEEGFARHLGQHLAIFPAPNVLGLDNWQVWFRDGETGGAVYPVHDNAELRVTLGFASPPLAYDHRDVVAQKQIVAARLAGAGWEVPRLLSEMDSALNFYFDAMQQITMDSWTTGRVALIGDAGYCASPLSGQGTSLALVGAYVLATELARHDIAPAFAAYEERMRPFVLANQALATENPEGPAAEESVDRAKNAIILP
- a CDS encoding DUF2087 domain-containing protein; translated protein: MPSPEALVSALADPERLRFFVQVCSAPDGLPAPADRRTRKLAQRLAAAGLITLDAGRCRAVPEVFAKALTRPPADPVEALFTKGRLVALPRPGKVRQALLARLADGFEPGRVYTEREVRAKLGAVHDDHAALRRYLVDEGFLERSNDGSAYGRPSA
- a CDS encoding CHAD domain-containing protein, translated to MMWRTDSPTDSTTACRVRLPEAPRPAPLRPDATAGEALTAFLRAQRERLVQSELAIRQDLPDAAFDLRTAVRRTRAALRTYRPLVADEQLVTELIDELRWLGREVSAARDAQVARERISAGLDELDDELRRGPVRTLVAGHFARVDAAAGAALSEALDSPRWPAVRDRLEAFVDEPALTVPAERPACTELLVHLRSTAQLLLEAVRRGDPSDAGLHAVRKVARHLRESALVARPVVGPPAKRFDRRLEKLRRLLGEHQDSVVSRRALTELLIEAERAGHSGFTFALLYGQERARAEAVRTRLPRCWDRTWRPAYLGWLDAPLVLT
- a CDS encoding SDR family oxidoreductase — protein: MTPRPDHGEHTYRGSGKLTGKAALITGADSGIGRAVAIAYAREGADVLISYLDEHEDAEETRRWVVEVGRKAVLVPGDVADRAHCRTLVARAVEEFGRLDVLVNNAAYQMTHETLEEISDEEWDLTLATNLSAFFHLVKAAVPHLKPGAAIIGSSSVNSDNPTSQLLPYDVTKAVVANMTAALAQLLGPKGIRANSVAPGPIWTPLIPSTMPDGQVESFGAQVPLGRAGQPAELAPVHVLLASDDGSYVSGARVAVTGGVPIL
- a CDS encoding YihY/virulence factor BrkB family protein — its product is MSGRRREPEGPTKLSANSWRAVLTRTAKQFGRDNLTDWAAALTYYGVLSIFPALVVLMAVLGLLGQSATQTVIDNVSQIVPGQGRQILVGAIRELSGSKGFAGPLAVIGLLGALWSASGYLGAFMRAGNAIYGMPEGRPLWKVLPLRVALTVTIVVVLVVCTLGVVATGSVAQRIGDLLGVGRTGLLVWEIAKWPVIAVLISLVFALLYWAGPNVRQPGFKWLTPGGLLAVVLWVAASAGFALYVANFGSYNKTYGSLAGVIVFLVWLWISNIAVLLGAELDAELARGRRLEEDDHVGEGEPFLPPRDTRAMDADEAAEVAGDAVRE
- a CDS encoding DUF3618 domain-containing protein, whose product is MARDPETIEREIEQARTALAATLDQLGTKADPQKLADKAKDGIRAKFDDPKVKYPLIGVGALIVALLIRKLFR